The Methylacidimicrobium sp. B4 genome contains a region encoding:
- a CDS encoding shikimate dehydrogenase, producing the protein MADVASAIWRPPSLPRVLPWPKSYAVLGFPIAHSFSPAIHRAAFAAIGWPGGYGRVEVDIARLGPVVDHLKTLGFAGWNCTAPLKREMFRLCDRRETTAIRLGSVNTVRHEKGVLEGHNTDGRGWVLAVEEAFSVSLSDLRVLFLGLGGAGAALARQASWEGCPLLHLANRTAATALSVARELDSRARVELVPWEEAALLRAASNADLLVSSLAEDPPFLRDSSFLDHLLRPGLFVLDLRYWPPELPLLEAARERGARSANGLGMLLHQAALAFELWTSTPAPLSLMREALAAALSARKREGPVR; encoded by the coding sequence ATGGCCGACGTCGCAAGCGCAATTTGGCGTCCCCCTAGCCTCCCTCGGGTGCTCCCGTGGCCGAAATCCTATGCGGTTCTCGGCTTCCCGATCGCCCATTCGTTCTCCCCGGCCATCCATCGAGCCGCGTTTGCCGCGATCGGCTGGCCCGGGGGATACGGCCGCGTCGAGGTGGACATCGCCAGGCTCGGACCCGTCGTCGATCATCTGAAGACCTTGGGCTTTGCTGGATGGAACTGTACCGCTCCTCTCAAGCGGGAGATGTTTCGGCTCTGCGATCGGCGGGAAACGACGGCGATCCGGCTTGGCTCCGTCAACACGGTGCGACACGAGAAGGGAGTTCTCGAGGGCCACAACACCGACGGGCGAGGATGGGTGCTCGCCGTGGAGGAGGCCTTTTCGGTCTCCCTCTCGGACTTGCGCGTTCTTTTCCTGGGGCTCGGCGGCGCGGGTGCGGCACTAGCGCGCCAAGCGTCCTGGGAAGGCTGCCCTCTCCTTCATCTTGCGAACCGTACGGCTGCGACCGCACTCTCCGTTGCCAGAGAGCTCGACTCGCGAGCGCGAGTCGAGCTGGTCCCCTGGGAGGAAGCTGCCCTTCTTCGAGCGGCTTCGAACGCTGACCTTCTCGTCTCCTCTCTCGCCGAGGATCCTCCCTTCTTAAGAGATTCGAGCTTCCTCGACCATCTCCTTCGTCCCGGTCTTTTCGTCTTGGACCTGCGCTATTGGCCTCCCGAGTTGCCTCTGCTCGAAGCCGCCCGGGAACGGGGAGCCCGGAGCGCGAACGGGCTCGGAATGCTTCTCCACCAAGCCGCGCTGGCTTTCGAGCTCTGGACGTCCACTCCCGCCCCGCTCTCCCTCATGCGCGAGGCGCTCGCCGCCGCCCTCTCGGCTCGCAAGCGGGAAGGACCTGTCCGGTGA
- a CDS encoding cell wall metabolism sensor histidine kinase WalK, which yields MKRIPLRWKLAFLAGMTVGLALTLIGALAGWTLDRQLAQEADLQMISDAREIFGALKKVRALSPGRLPEGLESEESSIWEVDRVGGRTLYRAPFLQASNRLSKDGFLYFSLGKRTFRVLVKSQDGQRLVLARDTRRLKEILRKAEFAYLLSFPLALVVSVWGGWLVSGYALRPVRAIAAAAEKIGPHALQGRVEVPSEDPDLARLAQILNAMWERIEQAFQHEKRLTADASHELRTPLTILRNQLEAALAEAKNRQSPEEEVFLSLLEQVKRLSTITENLLFLSHAESGQLRLRVEALAWSGMVEEVVEDARLLAIPGGLSVATSILPDQWIHGDSDLLMRLLWNLVDNAVKYNTPGGFIWITLLEEGPWIALSVANTGPTIQKEDQREIFRRFYRVQSARGSHAKGSGLGLSLCREIVAAHGGEIQYDNPTEGWNRFTVWLPKGKASSAHPLTERVGDAPSASSSARA from the coding sequence ATGAAACGCATTCCTCTGCGCTGGAAGCTCGCCTTTCTGGCCGGGATGACCGTAGGGCTCGCACTCACGCTAATCGGAGCGCTAGCTGGCTGGACCCTCGATCGGCAGCTCGCTCAGGAGGCCGATCTCCAGATGATCTCGGATGCGCGGGAAATCTTTGGCGCTTTGAAGAAGGTGCGGGCGCTCTCGCCGGGCCGCCTTCCTGAGGGTTTGGAGAGCGAGGAGAGCAGCATCTGGGAGGTCGATCGCGTGGGAGGGAGGACCCTCTATCGGGCGCCATTCCTTCAAGCGAGCAATCGCCTCTCCAAGGACGGCTTCCTTTATTTCTCCCTGGGCAAACGAACCTTTCGCGTCTTGGTGAAGAGTCAGGACGGGCAACGACTCGTCCTTGCTCGAGACACGCGCCGGCTGAAAGAGATCCTGCGGAAGGCGGAATTCGCCTACCTGCTTTCCTTTCCTCTCGCACTGGTTGTCTCGGTGTGGGGGGGATGGCTCGTTTCGGGCTACGCCTTGCGACCGGTGAGGGCAATCGCTGCGGCAGCCGAGAAGATCGGCCCCCACGCGCTTCAGGGTCGAGTCGAGGTTCCGTCGGAGGATCCGGATCTTGCGCGTTTAGCGCAAATCCTGAACGCGATGTGGGAGAGAATCGAGCAGGCGTTTCAACATGAGAAGCGGCTAACTGCCGATGCTTCCCACGAGCTTCGAACGCCGCTCACGATCCTCCGAAACCAGCTGGAGGCGGCTTTGGCCGAAGCCAAAAATCGGCAATCCCCCGAGGAAGAAGTGTTTCTTTCCCTTCTGGAGCAAGTCAAACGGTTGAGCACGATCACCGAAAATCTTCTGTTTCTCTCTCATGCGGAAAGCGGTCAGCTTCGTCTCCGAGTAGAAGCCCTAGCGTGGAGCGGAATGGTAGAGGAGGTGGTGGAGGATGCCCGGCTTCTCGCGATTCCGGGAGGGCTCTCAGTCGCTACCTCAATCCTTCCGGATCAATGGATTCATGGGGACAGCGATCTGCTGATGCGCTTGCTCTGGAATCTGGTGGATAACGCAGTCAAATATAATACCCCAGGCGGCTTCATCTGGATTACGCTTCTGGAGGAGGGTCCTTGGATCGCCTTGAGCGTCGCCAACACGGGACCGACGATCCAGAAGGAGGACCAGAGAGAAATTTTTCGGCGGTTCTACCGGGTGCAGAGCGCCAGGGGGAGCCATGCAAAGGGCAGCGGGCTCGGCTTGAGCCTCTGTCGGGAGATCGTTGCTGCCCACGGAGGGGAAATTCAGTATGACAATCCGACCGAAGGCTGGAATCGCTTCACGGTCTGGCTCCCAAAGGGGAAAGCCTCGTCCGCCCATCCGCTCACCGAGAGAGTCGGCGACGCGCCGTCTGCCTCCTCTTCGGCACGGGCGTAG
- a CDS encoding GNA1162 family protein, whose translation MRRRHSAAADLETLWLYLCLGFGLCVLAVPLLAAEEAGDQRLFLPEKGADSHGRKRWYDYVMDPDPGSCTVWTSPDFAERAPRRIAVLPFIDEGAGNYVLNEIQWPGRKGEALDVWRWTHSQRLRRMVHGYLAAREFDLIPVALVDSMLAAHKISSDRVLKSTEPQILGRFLDADALVYGSVSVYRSYYLLLAAGWRVKLAIRMFSAITGREMLTGTATRNILGLRIATNPVDLAIASIGNLVHLRDVTLRRGEDEACRELVLRVPHPPRTARAEPRGIPRALPVATAPALSPEERALPPAAFTLPFRPRPPAPHQNLPPERFFLPEQEESTHGKKNALDYLIDLDPSRFETVASPSLATERPFQLSVLPFVDNATRGHFLLDGVPATPRSREERERWRWTTANRLRRGMAAYLAQRDFWLQSPALTDKILQEMGWRTSADLSREKAERVADWLGVDALVYGEVQDSVAIYAFLYAAWRVGLRLRIRSGRTGRSLIEVSGQRQDATLLPAFFPLDIAISSVMAAGFLRDITLKRAEDELCREIALRIPIPTPPPFASTTESVRTASPPPLPAPAQNDPAKTD comes from the coding sequence ATGAGGAGAAGACATTCGGCTGCTGCTGACCTGGAGACGCTCTGGCTCTATCTCTGCCTTGGATTCGGGCTTTGTGTCCTGGCCGTTCCCCTCCTGGCGGCGGAAGAGGCCGGAGATCAGCGTCTCTTCCTTCCGGAGAAGGGAGCCGACTCTCACGGTCGAAAGCGTTGGTACGACTATGTCATGGATCCCGATCCGGGATCTTGCACCGTCTGGACCAGCCCGGATTTCGCCGAGCGCGCTCCTCGCCGGATCGCCGTACTTCCCTTCATCGACGAGGGAGCGGGGAATTATGTCCTCAACGAGATCCAGTGGCCTGGCCGGAAAGGAGAGGCCTTGGACGTGTGGCGGTGGACGCACTCTCAACGGCTGCGTCGCATGGTCCACGGCTATCTCGCCGCGAGGGAGTTCGATCTGATTCCAGTCGCCTTGGTCGATTCCATGCTCGCCGCGCACAAGATCTCGTCGGATCGTGTTCTCAAGAGCACCGAACCTCAGATCCTGGGCCGTTTCCTGGATGCGGATGCCCTAGTTTACGGCTCGGTCTCCGTCTATCGCAGCTATTACCTGCTTCTGGCGGCGGGATGGCGGGTGAAGCTGGCAATCCGGATGTTCTCGGCGATCACCGGCCGCGAGATGCTTACCGGGACCGCCACCCGCAACATCCTGGGCCTCCGCATTGCGACCAACCCCGTCGATCTTGCCATCGCCTCGATCGGCAACCTGGTCCATCTGCGTGACGTGACGCTGCGGCGCGGGGAAGACGAAGCCTGTCGCGAGCTCGTCCTCCGCGTGCCACATCCCCCGCGAACGGCGCGTGCAGAGCCTCGCGGGATTCCAAGGGCACTCCCAGTGGCGACCGCTCCCGCGCTCTCCCCGGAGGAGCGGGCGCTTCCGCCCGCCGCCTTCACCCTTCCTTTCCGGCCGAGGCCGCCCGCTCCCCATCAGAACCTTCCCCCGGAGCGCTTCTTCCTCCCCGAGCAGGAGGAATCGACCCATGGGAAAAAGAATGCCCTGGACTATCTTATCGATCTGGATCCGTCCCGATTCGAGACGGTCGCCTCCCCCAGTCTGGCAACCGAACGCCCATTCCAACTCTCCGTCCTCCCTTTCGTCGACAACGCGACCAGAGGGCACTTTCTCCTCGATGGAGTCCCGGCAACGCCGCGTTCTCGCGAGGAGCGGGAGCGATGGCGGTGGACGACCGCCAACCGCCTTCGGCGGGGAATGGCAGCCTATCTGGCGCAACGTGACTTCTGGTTGCAGAGCCCTGCCCTCACGGACAAGATTTTGCAGGAAATGGGCTGGCGAACTTCGGCGGACCTCTCCCGCGAGAAAGCAGAACGGGTGGCCGACTGGCTCGGCGTCGACGCACTCGTCTACGGAGAGGTTCAGGACTCGGTAGCGATCTATGCCTTTCTCTATGCCGCTTGGCGGGTCGGGCTGAGGCTGCGGATCAGATCCGGACGGACCGGACGCTCCCTCATCGAGGTGAGCGGCCAGCGGCAGGATGCGACGCTCCTTCCCGCCTTCTTCCCACTCGATATTGCGATCTCATCGGTCATGGCCGCCGGATTCCTTCGCGACATCACGCTCAAGAGAGCGGAAGACGAGCTCTGCCGAGAGATTGCTCTCCGCATCCCCATCCCGACGCCTCCCCCATTTGCCTCCACGACCGAAAGCGTCCGGACGGCCTCTCCTCCCCCTCTGCCCGCCCCAGCGCAGAACGACCCCGCCAAGACCGACTAA
- a CDS encoding cysteine desulfurase family protein encodes MKRIYLDYNATAPLDSRARTAMEPYLDLRGNPSSLHAEGRRARAAIDLARERIATLLRVRPREIIFVSSGSQSDSLGIVGLARALRKKGSHLICSAIEHPAVAKSMAFLETEGFSVSRAPVDRFGRVDLEWLKASFRPETTLVSILSASNETGTRQPMRAIGRLCAERGVVFHSDVVQSAGKEELCFAEWGVSSASLAAHKFGGPLGAALLYVRAGLSLERIVFGGEQEEGRWPGTENVAAIVGMAEALGRAEEEREGESARQRELTERLWQGIADLPGIRRWGHPIERLPNTLAIGFSALDGESLLIGLDLEGIAVSGGSACSSGALQPSPALLAMGASEAQARSMVRFSLGKGVGWEEIEETIARFRRVVRNLASN; translated from the coding sequence ATGAAGCGGATCTACCTCGACTATAATGCGACCGCCCCGCTCGATTCGCGGGCCAGAACAGCGATGGAGCCCTACCTCGATCTGCGCGGGAATCCGTCGAGCTTACATGCGGAGGGAAGAAGGGCGCGCGCCGCGATCGATCTGGCTCGCGAACGCATTGCCACCCTGTTACGGGTGAGGCCGAGGGAGATCATTTTCGTGTCGAGCGGCAGCCAGAGCGACTCCTTGGGCATCGTCGGGCTGGCACGCGCGCTGCGAAAGAAGGGCAGTCACCTGATCTGCTCAGCGATCGAGCATCCCGCGGTGGCAAAATCGATGGCATTCCTGGAAACGGAGGGATTTTCCGTGTCGAGAGCGCCGGTCGATCGATTTGGGAGGGTCGATCTGGAGTGGTTGAAAGCAAGCTTTCGGCCAGAGACGACCCTGGTCTCCATTCTCTCGGCCAGCAATGAGACCGGCACGCGTCAGCCGATGCGGGCGATCGGGCGGCTCTGCGCGGAAAGAGGGGTCGTATTCCATAGCGATGTCGTCCAGAGTGCCGGAAAGGAAGAGCTCTGCTTTGCGGAGTGGGGAGTTTCTTCTGCCAGCTTGGCGGCTCATAAATTCGGAGGGCCGCTGGGAGCGGCCTTGCTCTACGTGCGCGCTGGCCTCTCCCTTGAGCGCATCGTCTTCGGAGGGGAGCAGGAAGAAGGCCGCTGGCCGGGAACGGAGAACGTCGCGGCGATCGTCGGCATGGCGGAAGCGCTGGGCCGGGCCGAGGAAGAGCGAGAGGGCGAATCGGCGCGCCAGCGGGAACTCACGGAGCGGCTTTGGCAGGGGATTGCGGACCTTCCCGGCATCCGGAGATGGGGCCATCCGATTGAGAGATTGCCCAACACTCTGGCGATCGGCTTTTCGGCGTTGGACGGAGAAAGCCTACTGATTGGCCTCGACCTGGAGGGCATTGCCGTTTCGGGAGGGTCCGCATGCTCCTCCGGCGCCTTGCAACCCTCTCCCGCTCTCTTGGCGATGGGGGCAAGCGAGGCGCAAGCCCGTTCGATGGTCCGCTTTTCCCTCGGAAAGGGGGTCGGCTGGGAGGAGATCGAGGAGACGATTGCTCGGTTCCGCAGAGTCGTCCGGAATCTGGCCTCCAACTAG
- the dnaA gene encoding chromosomal replication initiator protein DnaA — MQTIASRDAVERWFSPLRILALSEEEVALEAPDSIYRYWIEENYLPQLTSALAKILGRQVRVGFPGSQPGSKAGTPERPAKEAKTELRANGNGEGLPSGGLNPRYTFETFIVGANSEFAYAAAHAVANAPARAYNPVFFYGKVGLGKTHLMQAIGNEIRRLQRSLHVQYVTCEQFTNEFIDAIQKGSLLRFRKKYREVDVLLLDDVQFLAGKERSQEEFFHTFNCLFDGSKQIVLTSDAVPSAMQTLEKRLTSRFEWGLTAEVLPPQLETRLAILRHKMRGLSIVVPDEILSTIAERIQNNVRQLEGALNRVAAFAALHPEKLTSGQVQLLLKDLFRSNSAQGVTIDSIQKQVAETFDIRLADMTSKRRLAHITLPRMVAMYLSRKLTTCSLAEIGENFGGRDHGTVLHAQRVVAEKLQSEPRFETMVRELIEKLENPS, encoded by the coding sequence ATGCAAACCATCGCCTCACGGGATGCCGTCGAACGCTGGTTTTCCCCGCTCCGAATCCTCGCACTCTCCGAGGAGGAGGTCGCTCTGGAAGCTCCCGACTCGATCTATCGCTATTGGATCGAGGAAAACTACCTCCCCCAGCTTACGAGCGCACTGGCGAAGATCCTTGGGCGGCAGGTCCGAGTCGGCTTCCCTGGCTCCCAGCCTGGCAGCAAGGCGGGTACTCCAGAGCGTCCTGCAAAGGAAGCAAAGACGGAGCTGCGGGCGAATGGTAATGGCGAAGGGCTCCCCTCCGGCGGCTTGAATCCCCGGTACACGTTCGAGACCTTCATCGTCGGAGCCAACAGCGAATTTGCCTACGCAGCGGCGCACGCCGTGGCCAACGCGCCCGCCCGAGCCTATAATCCCGTCTTCTTTTACGGGAAGGTCGGCCTCGGAAAGACGCATCTCATGCAGGCCATCGGCAATGAGATCCGCCGGCTCCAGCGTTCCCTTCACGTGCAGTATGTGACTTGCGAGCAGTTCACCAACGAGTTCATCGACGCCATCCAAAAGGGCTCCCTGCTCCGCTTTCGCAAGAAGTACAGGGAGGTCGACGTTCTCCTTCTCGACGACGTCCAGTTCCTGGCGGGGAAGGAGCGGTCGCAGGAAGAATTTTTCCATACCTTCAACTGCCTCTTTGATGGGAGCAAGCAGATCGTCTTGACCAGCGACGCGGTTCCAAGCGCCATGCAGACGCTGGAAAAACGACTCACCTCGCGATTCGAATGGGGGCTGACTGCAGAAGTTCTTCCTCCTCAATTAGAAACGAGGTTAGCGATTCTGCGTCACAAGATGCGGGGCCTATCGATCGTCGTACCCGACGAAATCCTCTCCACGATTGCGGAGCGGATTCAGAACAACGTCCGCCAACTCGAGGGCGCCCTCAATCGCGTCGCGGCTTTCGCCGCGCTCCATCCGGAAAAGCTGACTTCGGGACAAGTGCAGCTTCTTCTCAAGGATCTCTTCCGCAGTAATTCGGCCCAGGGCGTCACGATCGATTCGATCCAGAAGCAGGTTGCCGAAACCTTCGACATTCGTCTCGCCGACATGACAAGCAAACGCCGCTTGGCTCATATTACCCTTCCGCGTATGGTCGCCATGTACTTGAGCCGGAAGCTCACCACCTGTTCTCTCGCGGAAATCGGCGAAAACTTCGGCGGGCGAGATCACGGCACGGTTCTGCACGCCCAACGGGTGGTTGCGGAGAAGCTGCAATCGGAACCGCGTTTTGAAACGATGGTTCGCGAGTTGATTGAAAAACTGGAGAACCCCAGTTAA
- the lspA gene encoding signal peptidase II has product MRSLPRLSSASPGALSPREGEPEALWKSPGLLRRRAPRPLFWGLFLALLLFDQGSKGWILEHGMDLPLSLVPGLLNVVSVRNTGIVFGLFAGHNWLWIGVGASFLLAGFLVGKSLDWSRRETNVIAALLAAGATGNIIDRVVHGFVVDFIDAYVGSWHWPSFNVADSCLCVASLWIIFRWVIVPKSRP; this is encoded by the coding sequence ATGAGGTCGCTTCCCCGCCTGAGCAGCGCTTCTCCTGGAGCCCTTTCGCCGAGAGAAGGAGAGCCGGAGGCGCTGTGGAAAAGCCCGGGACTTTTGCGACGGAGGGCGCCGCGGCCATTGTTCTGGGGGCTCTTCCTCGCCTTGCTTCTTTTCGATCAGGGGTCGAAAGGGTGGATCCTCGAGCACGGAATGGATCTTCCGCTCTCTCTGGTTCCTGGGCTCCTGAATGTTGTTTCCGTTCGGAATACGGGAATCGTCTTCGGTCTCTTCGCGGGGCATAACTGGCTATGGATCGGGGTGGGCGCCTCCTTTCTGCTTGCCGGATTCCTGGTTGGGAAAAGCCTCGACTGGAGCCGGCGGGAGACCAATGTGATCGCCGCCCTTCTAGCGGCGGGTGCGACGGGAAATATCATCGATCGGGTCGTTCATGGATTCGTCGTCGACTTCATCGACGCCTATGTCGGGTCATGGCACTGGCCGAGCTTCAACGTCGCCGACAGCTGCCTCTGTGTCGCTTCGCTCTGGATCATTTTTCGATGGGTGATCGTTCCTAAGAGTAGGCCTTGA
- the epsC gene encoding serine O-acetyltransferase EpsC — protein MPLPGISEALLRSYEKDGGINRADRANFPSKPAVARMMEDLLALLFPGFHSPPPRSSRELSDFVEERLARLHRSLTEELRKSLGPRARDGGEDEAVATWFLARLAETRERLATDVEATFSGDPAAASTEEVLLAYPGVEAIATHRLAHLLYLRGVPLLPRMMTEWAHGRTGIDIHPGAEIGPYFFIDHGTGIVIGETCRIGKAVKIYHGVTLGARSTAGGRKLQGSKRHPTIEDHVTIYPGATILGGETVIGAHSVIGGNVWLTEAVPPYSVVTLLQQEAQVRKRGSDPGASASA, from the coding sequence ATGCCACTTCCGGGAATTTCCGAAGCGCTGCTCCGCTCCTACGAGAAGGATGGCGGAATTAATCGGGCCGATCGCGCGAATTTTCCTTCCAAGCCAGCGGTCGCACGGATGATGGAGGATCTGCTAGCTCTGCTCTTCCCCGGATTCCATTCTCCTCCTCCCCGCTCCTCCCGCGAACTCTCGGACTTCGTCGAGGAGCGGCTGGCACGCCTCCATCGGAGCTTGACCGAGGAACTTCGCAAGAGCCTGGGCCCAAGGGCCCGAGACGGTGGGGAAGATGAAGCGGTGGCTACGTGGTTTCTGGCTCGGCTTGCCGAAACGCGGGAGCGGCTCGCCACCGATGTAGAAGCGACATTTTCGGGAGACCCGGCCGCGGCAAGCACCGAGGAAGTCTTGCTCGCCTATCCCGGAGTCGAAGCCATCGCCACCCACCGGCTGGCGCATCTTCTCTACTTGCGCGGGGTGCCGCTGCTCCCGCGCATGATGACCGAGTGGGCCCACGGGCGGACCGGAATCGATATCCATCCCGGAGCGGAGATTGGTCCCTATTTTTTTATCGACCACGGCACGGGCATCGTGATCGGTGAGACCTGCCGGATTGGCAAGGCCGTAAAGATCTATCATGGCGTTACCCTTGGCGCCCGGTCGACGGCCGGGGGGAGAAAGCTTCAGGGGAGCAAGAGGCATCCGACCATTGAGGATCACGTGACGATCTACCCCGGCGCTACGATCCTCGGAGGCGAAACGGTCATCGGAGCGCACAGCGTGATCGGAGGCAATGTCTGGCTCACCGAGGCGGTACCGCCCTATTCCGTGGTGACGTTGCTCCAGCAGGAGGCCCAAGTGCGGAAACGGGGATCGGATCCTGGAGCCTCCGCCAGCGCATGA
- a CDS encoding response regulator transcription factor, with the protein MRILVVEDEEKIATFVRKGLHEQGLAVDTLARGDQALLALVNQPYDAAILDVFLPGRDGLSVLRAVRRRGIHLPVLLLTARGELYERVEGLESGADDYLPKPFAMEELVARLRALLRRAAGVGLSLYQVGDLTLNLVSRVAVRRERKIELTGREFSLLELLMRSPGKVFTRTEICEHVWNFHFDPGTNLVDVYIQKLRKKVDEGESRRLIQTVRGIGYKIEGAS; encoded by the coding sequence ATGCGCATATTGGTTGTCGAAGACGAAGAGAAGATTGCGACCTTTGTTCGAAAGGGCTTGCACGAGCAAGGGCTTGCCGTCGACACGCTGGCCCGCGGGGACCAGGCGCTCCTTGCCCTCGTCAACCAACCATATGACGCGGCGATCCTTGATGTTTTTCTGCCCGGTCGCGATGGTCTTAGCGTGCTTCGAGCCGTTCGGCGACGTGGGATCCATCTCCCGGTGCTCTTGTTGACTGCCAGGGGCGAGCTCTACGAACGGGTGGAAGGGCTCGAGAGCGGGGCCGATGACTACCTCCCCAAGCCGTTCGCGATGGAGGAGCTCGTTGCGCGGTTGCGTGCGCTCCTTCGAAGAGCCGCTGGGGTCGGGCTTTCTCTCTACCAAGTAGGCGACCTTACGCTCAACTTGGTGAGCCGGGTTGCGGTGAGGCGGGAGAGGAAAATCGAGCTGACGGGACGGGAGTTTTCGCTCCTGGAGCTCTTGATGCGTTCTCCCGGAAAGGTTTTTACAAGAACCGAGATCTGTGAGCATGTCTGGAACTTCCATTTCGACCCTGGAACCAATCTCGTCGATGTCTACATTCAGAAATTGAGGAAGAAGGTCGATGAGGGAGAGAGCCGGAGGCTCATTCAAACGGTCCGAGGCATTGGGTACAAGATCGAGGGGGCCTCATGA
- the dnaN gene encoding DNA polymerase III subunit beta, producing MQCEIVRTSFLDALGLAQSVVGSRTTLPILNNVLLEADPAGKLSLFASDLQTTLQLRIDADVKEAGRTTLPARRLFAIAKEVSAKELALSCNEKEESTVMGGRSSFRLFGLPAADYPAPPASSDSRSFDIPQDSFVQLLRRTAYAMSNDEMRYVLNGALFCWKGETLTVVATDGKRLALMTAPVAEKAEEEIQGIVPARAITELLRILGTDERKLTVWLESNRLLLQSGDLVFSSKLVDGKYPNYRAAIPEGAREKMYVSREALLSGLRRVSIVAGEKVVPVRLHFQKNELELSCSSAEIGEAKETISIRYGGEEIRAAFNVAYLMDPLRESTADEITLQVGEASGPCIFQDEETFLYVVMPMRNA from the coding sequence ATGCAGTGCGAAATCGTTCGAACCTCCTTCCTGGACGCTCTTGGCCTTGCACAAAGCGTCGTCGGCAGCCGAACCACGTTGCCGATCTTGAACAATGTCCTTCTCGAGGCCGATCCGGCGGGCAAGCTCTCCCTGTTCGCCAGTGATCTTCAGACGACGCTCCAGCTCCGCATCGACGCCGATGTGAAGGAAGCAGGACGGACGACCCTGCCGGCTCGCCGCCTCTTTGCCATCGCCAAGGAGGTATCGGCCAAGGAGCTGGCCTTGAGCTGCAATGAGAAAGAGGAAAGCACCGTCATGGGTGGCCGCTCCTCTTTTCGTCTCTTCGGATTGCCGGCTGCCGATTACCCGGCTCCCCCGGCTTCAAGCGATTCCCGCTCGTTCGATATTCCACAAGATTCGTTCGTCCAGCTGCTTCGCCGAACGGCCTATGCGATGTCGAACGACGAGATGCGCTACGTCCTCAACGGAGCGCTCTTCTGTTGGAAAGGAGAAACCCTCACCGTGGTGGCGACAGATGGGAAGCGGCTGGCTCTTATGACCGCGCCGGTTGCGGAGAAGGCAGAAGAGGAGATCCAGGGGATCGTCCCCGCACGGGCGATTACCGAGCTGCTGCGGATTCTGGGGACCGATGAGAGGAAACTGACCGTATGGCTCGAGTCGAACCGGCTCCTTCTCCAATCCGGAGACCTCGTGTTTTCTTCGAAGCTCGTCGACGGAAAATATCCCAACTATCGTGCGGCAATTCCGGAAGGTGCCCGGGAAAAGATGTACGTGTCGCGAGAGGCGCTCTTGTCGGGATTGAGGCGGGTCTCCATTGTTGCCGGTGAAAAGGTCGTTCCCGTACGCCTCCATTTCCAGAAGAACGAGCTCGAGCTGTCGTGCAGCTCCGCGGAAATCGGGGAGGCCAAGGAGACGATTTCGATCCGCTATGGAGGAGAGGAAATCCGAGCAGCCTTCAATGTCGCCTATCTCATGGATCCGCTACGAGAGAGCACGGCCGACGAAATCACTCTTCAGGTCGGGGAAGCCTCCGGACCCTGTATCTTCCAGGATGAGGAAACGTTCCTTTACGTAGTGATGCCGATGCGCAATGCCTGA